A window of Deltaproteobacteria bacterium genomic DNA:
ACCCGCTCTTTGGCGGCGGCGATAGCGGAGCTGGCGAGATGGCGAAAACCGCCGGCGAGGCCTTGATGGTATTCGTGGCCCTGGGGCTCGGCATCCCGCTCGTGAAGCGGGTCCTTTTGAACGTCCTCAGGAAACCCGAGGCGGGGCCGGATGGAAAGCCGACGGTCGTTTCGCACGCCATCCAGGCGGGTCTTGCGGCCATCGCCTTCGGCGCGGCCGGGAAGGCGATAAAGGACTCCACGCTGAAGACTCTCGTCCAGGGAGCAGCCGTGGCGACGGCGGTGGCCCCGGCCGTCAATCAGCTCATCGAAAAGATAAAACCCGGTGCGGGGCTGAGGCTCCTTGGGGATCCGGCCGATTCTGCTCCCATCAGCCTCAATTTCAATGTCGATCCGCTGCCGCTCACCGAAGGCCTTTCGGCTGACCTCCAGGACCTGGATACGAATCCCGCCATCGACCGGATGCTGACGGAAAAGGCCGCCGATCTGGGCGCTCCGCAGGTGGCCCCGGCCGGTGAGCCGCTGTTCCGCGGACTTGGTTCTCCGCAGGTCGCCCCCGCCAGTGAACCCCTTTTTCGCGGTCTAGGAGAAGCCGAAGAAAGGCTTCTTGACCCGGCCGACACCGATCCCGCTGGTCCCACATCCATTGCAGCCAGTGAGCCGCTCCATCTCGGGGCGCTCTACATCAACTGAACCACCCCAACCAAAGGAAACCACAGTCATGAACGACACCGACAATCTCTACGGACAGCTCCACGGCCTCTACGGCGACGAAGGCATGAGGGAGATCGAGCCTGAACTGGGTGCGATGCCCCCGGCCGAGCAGAAGAAGGTCGCCCGGCACCTGGTGCGCCAGGGGCGCCTCATGCGGCTAGCGGCCCGGAAAAGCGTCGCCGACGAGCAGAAGACAAGGCGCATCGGCGGCTTCGACGAGGAAAACGTCATTCGCGACTGGGCGCGCCGCAAGGGAATCCCCTTCGAGCGGCTCAAGATCGAGAACGTCCGGTGGTTCCACCGCCGGTATGTGGACATCGGGACTCCGGCGGGCCTCCAGACGTCGCGCTACGCCTTCTTCAGCGAGGTGCCCAAGCCCGGCGCCCAGGACACGAACTTCGACATGTGGGGCGAGTGGCCGCAGACGACGCTCGTTCTGCTCCGGGGGATCATGAGCCAGGTGCTCATCCACTCGCTCGGCGCGGCGCCGGTCGACCGGTCGGCCAGCGGCTACCTCTCGATGGTGCAGCGGTTTCTGCACCACGCGACGGTCTCCTACAAGGTGGACCAGTCGACGACGGTGACGCAGCTCCTGAAAAACCTGCCCCCGGCGGGCGGAGCCAACGTTGTGAATATCCGCGACGAGTCGAATGGCTATCCGGAGGCGAACAATCTCCGGACATTCAAGCGCCCCGTCGTGATCGAGGGCGGCATCCAGTACCTGATCGAGATGAACGTCGATACCGGCTCGTTCCATAACGGCGGCACGCCGGTCTATACCGACTGCGTCCTCGACACGGTCCTTGAGCTCGATGCCACCTGGATCCGCCAGGCCGGGTAACTGGCATTACAGCGCACCTTCTGGCGAACTGAGAAAAAACCCTCAGGGCTTTACCTCACGTTCGCCACTCCCTCCCTCCTCCTGCCGGACCGGGCAGCGGACGCTCCGCTAGCCGCCCAAGATGGGTGCAGCCTTCGCTGCCCGGTCCGGCCCCTCCTTACCAAGGAAACCGGTCATGGACTTCACGCAGCAGTATCCAAAGTGGTTTGTGGACGAGTTCGAGAGGATCCGTGCGAAGCACGGCGCCCGGAAGATCATCCAGCCCTCGTTCCATCCGGCGGCTTTCACGGACCTTACCGGAACCTTCACGGCGGCGAGCGAGCACAGCACCGTCGTGACGATCCCGCAGAAGGAGATTTTCGTGCTCTTCGGCTTCCGCTACGCCACGACGGACATGGAAAGAATGCTCCAGTACCCGTTCCGGATGAAGGTGAGCGATCCGAGCCGCCAGGAGGCCTTGCTGCCCAGCTACGTCTTCGCGCCGTCGGTCTGCTCGACGGCGGCGTTTTTCTCCCCGCTCATGGTCCCGGTGGAGTTACCTGGCAGTTCGATCCTCAAGATCGACATCAAGATGCCGGAAGGGCTTCCAGGCGGAAACGAATACATCCCGGAGATCGTCCTCTGCGGCGTCTCGCTGCTCGAAGGCCTGCTCTGAAAGGCATTTTCCCTGGTGAAAGTCACCTATCAGACGCTCGACTTCAGCAATCCCTCAGGCTCGCCAAAGCGCCTGACGCGGAAGCTCTATTTCCCGCGTGACAGCGTCATCTGCCGTCTCGTGACCGAGCCGGCCGGGCCGTATTCCGGGGGTGATTTCTTTCAGTTTAAGGAAGTGACGATCGGCGGGAAACCGGCGCTGACGCAACCTGCGGCTGGCTTAAGGATGCTGATGCCCGGCGCCGGCAATACGCCCATACACCTGCCGGTCAAGGGCGGCTATTCGCTCGAAATCACGTCGGACGTTCCGGGGCTGACGAAGGTGCAGATATATCTTGCCTGGCGGGACGCCGGTCTTGAAGAGGACTTCAGCCACGAGACGTTCTTCTACGTCGGCGAGTTCGTCGATATCTATGCCATCGAAGGGATGACGCGGTTTGTCTTCCAGCGGGACTACCGGTGGGACGGTCTCAGCTATCTGGTCGGCGGCGAGGACGGCACGAAGGCCTGGAAATCGGCCCGGTATCCCCATGCGATGGAACCCGGCATAAGGTCCGGAGGGGTATTTGCCAGCGCGGGCCATTTCCCCTCCGTCGCGCTCCCCATGCGGCTTTCCTGCCCTCCCGAGGAGTGGCGCACACCCTTCATGCAGGAAGCAAGTTTCGCCTCGCACCTGTCGTTCGGAAAGTTTCCCGTCCCGATCTTCACAAAGGCCGGGGTGGCGATCGATGGCAGGTTCGGTTTGCTCAACTTTTCCCTTTTCGACTTCCCCCACACCCTCGTCACCGTCGGGGAACATTTGACGGGAAGAATTTGAGATCATGAAAAGCCCACTGGTGATCTTTGGCGATGTGACCGGCGGAAGGTTCAAACATATTCCGTTCGGGACCCTCTGGAAGCTGCTCCGCGCCATCGATACGGAAATACTTACCGGCTACGCCTATGCCGACCTTCAGGACCATAGCCGCACGCAGCTTCTGGACTTCGCCGTCCCGGTCGATTGCCACCTTTTCTGCCACGAGATCGAGCTGGATATCGCCTGCCGCGCCGGCCGGGCCGTGCGGATCGACCTTTTCGCCGGCGAGGAGCAACTGCTGCCGGCCCGCTCGGCCTTTATTGGCGGCACTGGCATCCTGGGGATGCACGCGCTCGGGCCGGAAAAACTCTCGCTCAAGGTTCGCCGGATGCTGGCGCCGGGGACCAGGCTGAGGATTTTCGGGACCCCTTTCCCGCCCTATCGCCTGAGGTTCGGTGACACTCCACTGACGCCGCAGGGGAGTTTGCCCCAGTACGACGTCTATAATGCCGACGATCCGGTACTTGGGTCGCTATCGACGCCGTTTGAGATCCTCGACTGGTCGCCCGGCACGCCCATACCCGCCGGCTGGCCTTTACCGCCGCTGGAGCAGCGGGTCTATTTCAAGGGCAAGGGCCGGATCACGTTTTTTGCGAACCTCACCCTGTCGGCACCGGACCCTGGCGTCATCACGGCTGTCCAGGCCTACAGTCCGGACTTCCCCTACGAAAGCGTCATTAACGAAACCGTCATTGGCACGAACGTCAATCCCTGGACGAAGTCCGAACGAATGCTGACGGTGACGCCCCGGATGGAGCTTGCCGAGTATGCCTTCCGCGTTCATGGCGGCACGGGCTCCAGCCTCAACAATCTCAAAGTCTACTGCATTTTCCAGGAAGCGCCCCTGAACTGGGAAAACAGCGTCGTCATCAATGCCCGCATCCGCGGCACCCGCATCCCCCGCGACATCTTCAGGACCTTCGGCGAGCTATGAACAACCAGTATGACCACCTGATACGCCAGTTCGCCACGCGGCCGGACTTCCCGCCCCATTTTGTCAAGGGAATGATCCACGTGGAAAGCGCCTTCAGGGCGGACGCAAGGGGCCCGGGCGGCGAACTGGGTCTGATGCAGTTTCTCGCATCCACGGCGAAAACGCTCGGCGTGGATCACGCGTCGCTCGTGAATCCCGAGGCGGCCATCAGGGCCGGAACCCGCTACATAGCCCAGATCATCGACAAGTACGTGACGCCGAACCTTAAGGTCCCCATTCATCCGCAGCTCAGGATCAGGTTCGTGCAGTTTGCCTACAACGCCGGCCCTTTGTTCACGGTGAGGCTCCTGAAGCGCTTCGGGGCAGATGCCGCCACCCTGTCCAGTCCCGGCTCCTTCAATCGCATGGTTGACACGCTGAAGGGCGATCCGGATGTACTGCGGCTCCAGAAGCTCACCAGGGAGGCCGATTTTCTGGCCGCCCGGAAGAAGGTCGTGGAGCGGTATCAGTACTGGGCCGGGCAGTATGCGAAAGACTTCGGCACAAACCCCGGCGCGAACCCACCGGCAGCCGTCCAGGCCTCCATGCCCCTCATCCCGCTCGCCATCGTGGGAGCCGCCTATCTCATCTGGAAACGGAAATGACCCCCATGACGGACCTGCTCGAAATCCTGAACTCCAAGGTGGCCGTCGGCCTCTTTTCTGGCCTCTTTTCGATCCTGGGCGTGCTGGTCGGAAGCTACGTGCGCAGCTTCACCGACGAGCGCATCGAGCAGAAACTGAAGCCGCTGCTCGAACGTTTGTGGCAGATCGAATCGAAGATCGCCGAAATACTCCGCGACGTGGTCGAAATACGAAAAGGCCAGGAAACAATGGACGATCACCGCCGCCGGATCGAACGCCTCGAGAACCGCTCCATGTCGTCAAACGGCAATCATCGCCCATAGGAGGTAACCATGCCGGTCGTCATCAGTTTCAAGACCGCCGCCCTGAATCCGGACCTCGCAAAAATCGACAGCCGCATCAAAGCGCTCATCTTCGAGGCGGCGGACTGGCTCGCCCGCCTGAATCTTTCCCTTACCATCACCTGTTTGCTCAGGGACCGGGCGACGCAGGAGGCCATTTTTCAGAAAGCCCGAAGCATCGGCGCCAGGGAACCCATTCGCTCGCCGCACGAGGACGGCCGGGCGGTGGATATTTCCATTAAAGGGTTTTCCGAAGAGATTATCACCGGGCTTGTGGATCACCTGAATGAAACTTTCCCCTACGAGGGAAACCGTCTTTATAAAACGGCCATCCGCCATGACGTGGGACAAGGCGACCACATCCATATCCAGGTGGCCCCGCCTGCGGGCCGCTGGGGAGTCGCTGCGTGAGTCTGGGCGGTTTTTACATGCTGCCCGGCGAGTCCGGGCCATCTGGACCGTCTGGACGTATGCCGGAAAGTCTTGAGCTTTCCGGCCTTACCGACTGGCTCACTTCGCCGGTCGAGCAGACGAAAAGGCTTATATCCGAGCGGGCCGCCCAGAAGGCCAGGGAAGAGATACAGAAGAAGGAAAACGAGAAGGCCGAGTGGGAACGGACCGGGCAGCCGTGGTCGAAGAAGGCAGACACTCTTCTCACGGCCGCCAAATGGGGCGTCATTACCATCCCCCTCGGTATCGTCGCCGTGTCTTTAATGCCGCTTTTCAGGGGTGCTGGTACAGCACTTGGCGGAACCGGCGCGGCCCTCTCTGGCATCGGAGCCGCCACGAAGGAAAGTGCGGCTTCGGTGCAGGCGGCAAGAGAGTCCTTAACCCGCCGGAACCCGGCCAGTGTCCGGTACAGTGAAAAGTGGACGCTCCTCCGGCGGCTCGGAGACCGCTACTGGCAGCTCGCCGGCTCGCACCCGGGCAAAAGCCGGCAGCGGGAGTTTTTCCTTGGTGTGTCGGAAGGGATCCACGAGGCCTCCGAACTCGCCCGGACAGAAAATGCGCGCCGTTATCTCCGCCGCCGGGCATCGCCGAAGCTGAAAAGCCTTGCGAGGGGCCGTCTCGTGGCGGCCCGCCAGGGCAACAGCCTCCTCCGGAGCCGTCTGGACGGACGCCACCGCGGCCTTCTCGTCGCCACGGCATTTCTTGCCGACCCTCAAGCGTCGTTCCCGGTCTTTGGCTGATGCCACGGACCGTCATCCCCTCAACCACCACCAAAAGGAGTGTTTGCAAACATGGAAACCATCAAACCCGGCCTCAAGACATCCGAGGGCAGGCTCACGCTGATCGCCATCCTCGTGCCCATCCTGATGCCGGTCGTGAAGGCGATTTTCGGCAAGTTCGGCCTCCACCTCGACGTCGATGCCAGTACGGTGAGCACGGCGCTGCTCGCCAACGCCGGAGTGACCGGGGCCTATGCCGCCGGCCGCTCCTACGTGAAGGCCACGGCGATGAAGGTGCTGGAGTAGTCAGAAAAGACGCGCTGCGGAGTAACCGATGCTCTGGGAACTTAACAGACTGACAAACGTGCGGCTCGGGCCTTCGAAGGTCTGGGTCTCGCCGGTTCATCGCATAAATTCCCTGATGATCCAGAGCTTCGGAACGGGAGCGGATTTCGATCAGTACAACTCCGGGCAGGTGGCCCTGGAAGGGACGAACTGGTCCTGGGCCGAGGCCGGTTTTGCCAGCGAGGCCGCCTGGAAAGCTTCACAAGCTCCGCAGCGCGTCTGGCTTCCAATCGATATACCGTCCGGTACCCCGTGGGTATTTGATGGAACGCCGGCAAAGCTTGCCTGCTATCTCGACCGTCTGCCGAGGTTCATACGCCTGAGGGAAACCGGCACGCTCACCGCAGGTAATTTCATCGACC
This region includes:
- a CDS encoding lytic transglycosylase domain-containing protein, producing the protein MNNQYDHLIRQFATRPDFPPHFVKGMIHVESAFRADARGPGGELGLMQFLASTAKTLGVDHASLVNPEAAIRAGTRYIAQIIDKYVTPNLKVPIHPQLRIRFVQFAYNAGPLFTVRLLKRFGADAATLSSPGSFNRMVDTLKGDPDVLRLQKLTREADFLAARKKVVERYQYWAGQYAKDFGTNPGANPPAAVQASMPLIPLAIVGAAYLIWKRK